The following coding sequences are from one Delphinus delphis chromosome 19, mDelDel1.2, whole genome shotgun sequence window:
- the ADPRM gene encoding manganese-dependent ADP-ribose/CDP-alcohol diphosphatase isoform X1 gives MDAKPEPGPLSESSELLFSFGVIADIQYADLEDGYNFQGSRRRYYRHSLLHLQGAIEHWNKESSPPSCVLQLGDIIDGYNAQYQASEKSLELIMNTFQRLKVPVHHTWGNHEFYNFSRDYLTNSKLNTKFLEDQIAHHPETVPSENYYAYHFVPFPKFRFILLDAYDMSVLGVDPSSPKYQQCLKILREHNPNAELNSPQGLAEPQFVQFNGGFSQEQLNWLNEVLTFSDRNQEKVVIVSHLPIYPEASDSVCLAWNYRDALAVIWSHKCVVCFFAGHTHDGGYSEDPFGVHHVNIEGVIETAPDSQAFGTVHVYPDKMVLKGRGRVPDRIMNYKKEKALHF, from the exons ATGGATGCTAAGCCCGAACCTGGACCCCTCAGTGAGAGTTCAgaacttcttttctcctttggagTTATAGCAGATATTCAGTATGCTGATTTGGAAGATGGCTATAATTTCCAAGGAAGCAGACGGAGATACTACAGACACAGTCTTCTTCACTTACAGGGTGCTATCGAACACTGGAATAAAGAAAGCAGCCCACCCAGTTGTGTACTTCAGCTTGGAGACATCATCGATGGATATAATGCACAGTATCAAGCATCAGAAAAGTCACTAGAACTCATCATGAACACATTCCAAAGGCTGAAAGTCCCAGTTCATCACACGTGGGGAAATCATGAATTCTATAACTTCAGCAGAGACTATTTAACAAACTCCAAACTTAACACAAAGTTTCTGGAGGACCAGATTGCCCATCATCCTGAGACTGTGCCTTCAGAGAATTATTATGCTTATCACTTTGTACCGTTCCCTAAATTCCGGTTCATTTTACTCGATGCTTATGACATGAGTGTCTTGGGCGTGGATCCGTCTTCTCCAAAATACCAGCAGTGTCTGAAGATACTGAGGGAGCACAACCCAAATGCGGAATTGAATAGTCCTCAAG GACTTGCTGAGCCCCAGTTTGTCCAGTTTAATGGAGGATTCAGCCAAGAACAGCTGAACTGGCTGAATGAAGTTCTTACATTCTCTGACAGAAACCAAGAAAAGGTGGTGATTGTGA GCCATCTTCCCATTTATCCCGAGGCCTCTGACAGTGTGTGCCTGGCCTGGAATTACAGAGACGCCCTGGCAGTCATTTGGTCTCACAAGTGTGTGGTGTGTTTCTTCGCCGGTCACACTCACGATGGTGGCTACTCTGAGGATCCTTTTGGTGTGCACCACGTCAACATAGAAGGGGTTATTGAAACGGCTCCAGACAGCCAGGCCTTTGGCACAGTTCATGTCTATCCTGACAAAATGGTGCTGAAAGGGAGGGGCAGAGTTCCAGACAGAATTATGAATTACAAGAAGGAAAAAGCTCTCCATTTTTAG